CAGGGCGGCATGCAATGGGTCGGACGCGCCGAGCTGGTCGCGGCCGTTGCCAATGCCGGCGCGCTCGGCTTCATCACGGCGCTGACCCAGCCGACGCCGGAGGACCTGACCAAGGAGATCGCGCGCTGCCGCGACCTCACCGACAAGCCGTTTGGCGTCAACCTCACCATCTTGCCCGCGATCAAGCCGCCGCCTTACGCCGAATACCGCGCTGCCATCATCGAAGCCGGCATCACCGTGGTCGAGACCGCCGGCAACAAGCCGCAAGAGCATGTCGACGAGTTCAAAAAGCACGGCGTCAAGGTCGTGCACAAATGCACCAGCGTCCGCCACGCGCTGTCGGCCGAGCGGATGGGCGTCGACGCCATCTCGATCGACGGGTTCGAATGCGCCGGCCACCCCGGCGAGGACGACACCCCCGGCCTGATCCTGATCCCGGCCGCCGCCAACAAGGTCAAGATCCCGATGATCGCCTCCGGCGGCTTTGCCGACGCTCGTGGCCTCGTCGCCGCCCTTGCACTCGGTGCCGAGGGCATCAACATGGGCACCCGCTTCATGGCGACCAGGGAGAGCCCGATCCATCAGCTCATCAAGGAGAAGATCGTCGCCAATGACGAGCACGAGACCGAGCTGATCTTCCGCACCATGCGCAACACCTCGCGCGTCGCCCGGAACGAGATCTCGACCAAGGTCGTCGCGATGGAGAAGGAAGGCGCCAGGTTCGAGGACATCCGCGAGCTCGTCGCCGGCGCCCGCGGCAAGATGGTCTATGCGACAGGCAATTCGGACGAAGGCATCTGGTCGGCGGGCCAGGTGCAGGGCCTGATCCAGGACATCCCGAGCTGCGGCGAGCTGATCTCCCGCATCGTGCGCGAAGCTGAGGCGATCATTCGCAGCCGGCTCGAAGGCATGATCGCTCAACCAAACGCGCAAGCGGCGGAATAATCACTGCAAGAAGCGAGAGTCATTCATGAAGGCTTATGTCTATGATCCTGACGGCGCTCGGATTTCCGACGTCGCTCAACCAAAGCCTGAGGGCACGCAAGTGCTGGTTCGCGTGCGCGCCTGTGGTCTCAACCGCGCCGACACCGGCATGCGCAGGGGTCACGCCCATGGCGCCGCCGGCGGCGCCGGGACCGTGCTCGGCATGGAATGGGCCGGCGAAGTCGCCGAGCTCGGACCGGATGCGAAGGGCGTCAAGGTCGGCGACCGCATCATGGGCTCGGGTGGCGCAGCGTTCGCGGAGTACACGCTTGCCGACCACGGCCGGCTGTTCCGCGCCCCCTCGAACATGAATTTCGAGGAGGCCGCCACCCTCCCCGTCGCACTCGCGACCATGCACAACGCCGTCGTCACCGTCGGCGGCGTGCAGCCCGGGCAAGCCGTGCTGATCCAGGGCGCGAGCTCCGGCGTCGGCCTGATGGCGATGCAGATCGCCAAGCTCAAGGGCGCCAAGATGGTGATCGGCTCCTCGACCGATGCCTATCGCCGCGGCCGGCTGAAGGAATATGGCGCCGACCTCGCCGTCGATTCCTCCGATCCCAAATGGGTCGATGAGGTGCTTGACGCCACCGGCGGCGAAGGGGTCGACCTCATCGTCGATCAGGTCTCGGGCAAGGTCGCCAACCAGAACCTCGCCGCGACCAGGATCCTGGGCCGCATCGTCAATGTCGGCCGGCTCGGCGGCACCCATGCCGACTTCAACTTCGACCTGCATGCCGCCCGCCGCATCTCCTATATCGGCGTCACCTTCCGCACCCGCACCATCGAGGAGGTCCGCGCGATCTTCGACGAAGTCAGGAAGGACATTTGGGCCGCGGTCGAGTCGCGAAAGCTCCAGTTGCCGATCGACAAGGTCTACGGGTTCGACGACATCGACAAGGCGTTCGAGCACATGGAGGCGAACAAGCACCTCGGGAAGATCGTGGTGACGCTCTAGGTGCCGCTGTCATTCCGGGGCGATGGGCAGCATCGAACCCGGAATCTCGAGATTCTCAGGTGCGCAAGTGCGCACCATAGTTCGCCCTTCGGGCGCCCCGGAATGACATCCCGCCCGCTCCTGCAACTCACTAGCGACTAGCCCTGTCGATCGTCGCTTGATGTTCGCGAGCGCCCTGCTACATCCCGGCCATGAGCGGACAACACGACAAGACATCGGTCGCGGCAATCTCGATCCTGGCCAGCGGCGGCATGGCGGCGGCCAAATTCGTGGTCGGCATCGCGATCGGGTCGCTGGCGCTGATCTCCGAAGCCCTGCACTCCTCGATCGATTTGGTCGCAACCATCATCACCTGGGCGGTGGTGCGGATCTCCGACAAGCCGGCCGACGACGAGCACCATTATGGCCACGGCAAGCTCGAGAGCATCTCTGCGCTCGGCGTGACCGCCCTGCTCTACGTGCTCGCCGGCGGCATCCTGGTCCAGTCCTATAGCCATCTTCGCGAGGGAACCCCGCCACCGACCATTTCGGCCGTGCCGTTCGTGGTGCTGGTGATCGATATCGTCGTCAATCTCTGGCGCGCTCGCGCCCTGCACCGTGCCGCCAGGGAGACCCGAAGCGAGGCGCTCGCCGCCGACGCACTGCACTTTGCATCAGACGTGATGGGCTCATGTGCCGTGATCGTGGGCCTGATTCTCGCAGCCTTCGGCTTCTGGTGGGGAGACGCGGCCGCAGCCGCAGTCGTGGCGGTCATGATCGCGGCTCTTGGCCTGCGGATGGCAAGCTCCACGGTGCAGACGCTGGTCGACCGCGCGCCTGAGGGCGCACTGGAGAAAGCCACCGCCGCGATCCGAGGCGTCCCCGGCGTGATCGACGTCGAGCGCCTGCGCGTGCGCATGGTCGGGGCGACCACCTTCATCGACAGCATCGTCAACGTGCCCAGGACCTATCCGATTGACCGCGTCGAGGAGATCAAGCGTAACGCGCAAGCCGCAGTCACCAAGGCCTTCGGCGATGCCGATCTCACCTTCACCGCAGTGCCGGTCGCCCGCGACAACGAGACCGTGCGCGACCGCATCACGGTGATCGCACGTAATTCTGGCCTCGCCATCCACCACGTCACGGTGCACGACCTCGTTGCCAAGCTGATCGTCGGCATCGACCTCGAGGTCGATGCCGACATGCAGCTCGAGGCCGCCCATGAGGTCGCCAACATGCTGGAGCAGAACATCCAGGAGGAGTTCGGCGCGGATGTCGAGGTCGACGTCCATATCGAGCCACTGGAACCGGAACTGCCGTTTGGCGTCGATGCCGCGCCGGAACGGGTCCAGACCATCGCCGCCGCGCTCACCGAATATGCCGCCGGCGGCGAGATCCACGACATCCATAGTGTGCGCGTCCGCGACACCGAGGGCGGCGAGATCGTCAACTTCCATTGCCGCGCCACGCCGTCGATGAGCGTGATCAAGGTGCACGAACAAGTCGATGCGATCGAGCGCAGGCTGCGCCGCGCGTTCCCGAGCGTGAAGCGCGTCATCAGTCACGCCGAACCGCCACGCGCGTGATGGAGTCTCACGTTCTCGTTTCGGACTCATGACGCACCGGACTCGAAGCGCGCAAACTCTGCATTGGATAAGAATTATTTCGCGTTAACGTTTCGTTGACTCTCGACAGCCTGCGCAAACTGGATTCAAATCGCTGTGATTCGAAAGCGACGTGGGGCTGCTTTCGACCAGTGTTGCAAGCAGGTTTTCAGGGGGCAGAAGGCATGGCGCGCGCAGACGCCGCGAACGCGTGCGTCCAATCCGATTCGATCAAAGGATTGGCGCAATCGATCGCGAAACCTGCCTATCATCGGCTCCTGATCGCGGAGCCGGCGCTGCGTCGCGCCGTGCCGACGCTTATCATTGCCTTCCTCATCACGATCTGCCTCGGCGCGTTCGTCCAGGTCGTCGACCAGACGCGCCAGAAGCGCCTGGTGATCCAGAACGACATCTCATTCCTCGCCGAACTGCTCGCCGAGCGCATCGACCGCGTCACCTCCGTGCGCGCGGAGCGGCTCAAGAACATCGAGAACCTGCCGACGCTGGTGCCCGACATGATCCCGTCCCGGGCCAGAGTCTCCGGCCGCCACGTCGTCGTCACCTCGGCCGGAATCGACCGCCGCATCCTCGCCCGCATTCCGATCGACAGCGATCCCTCGGGCAACGACCGCCTGCTTGATGCGATCACCACAGCGCAGTTGCTCGCAGCACCACCGCGCGACAACGACGTCTCCAGCATGCCGCTGCCGAACGGCAACGCCGCAATGGCGACCTCGCGGCCGATCAAGTCGCTGCCGGGCCTCGTCACCGTGATCCAGGAGCGCAACGAGCCGATCTGGGGCTCGGACGCCGCGCTGTCGGTGACGCTGTCGGCGACCACCGGCTTCGTCGTCCTGATCCTCGGCTTCGCCTTCCACTGGCAGTCGACCCGCGCCCGCGAAGGCGACCTCATCAACGACGCCGTGCGCGGCCGGATCGACACCGCGCTCAACCGCGGCCGCTGCGGGCTGTGGGACTGGGACCTGTCGCGCGGCCGGATCTTCTGGTCGCAATCGATGTTCTCGATGCTTGGCCTCGACGGCCGCAACGAACTCCTCACCTTCGGCGAGGTCAACGCGCTGGTGAAGTCGGACGACATCGACCTGTTCGCAATCGCCGACCAGCTCATCTCCGAGAAGATCGACCACATCGACCAGACCTTCCGCATGCAGCATGTCGACGGCCACTGGATCTGGCTGCGCGTCCGCTGCGAGCGGACCCACGGTGCCAGCGATTCCGGCATGCACCTGATCGGGATCGCGGTCGACATCACCGAGCAGAAGAGCCTCGCCGAGCGCACCGTGGAAGCCGACCTTCGCCTGCGCGATGCGATCGAGACCATTCCGGAAGCCTTCGTGCTGTGGGACGCGAGCGACCGCCTGGTGCTCTGCAACTCGCACTTCCAGCGCCTGCACAAGCTGCCCGACACCGCCGTGATCCCCGGCACCTCCTACGAGACCGTGCTGGAAGTCGGCCGCATGCCGGAGGTCCGGACCCGCCACAACGAGACCGTCAGCCAGGGCCCGGGCGCGCGCACCTTCGAGGCCCAGCTCGACGACGGCAGCTGGCTGCACATCAGCGAGCGCCGCACCAAGGACGGCGGCTACGTTTCGGTCGGCACCGACATCACCCGCATCAAGGAGCACGAGCAGAAGCTCGTCGACAACGATCTGCGCCTGCGTGCCACCGTCATCGACCTCAAGCGCTCGCAGGCGGCGCTGGAACGCCAGACCATCGAGCTCGCCGACCTCGCCGAGAAATACCAGCGCGAGAAGACCCGGGCCGAGGAAGCCAACCAGACCAAGTCGAAATTCCTCGCCAATATGAGCCACGAGCTGCGCACGCCGCTCAACGCCATCATCGGCTTCTCCGAGATCATGGGCTCGGGCATGTTCGGTGAGCTCGGCAGCGAAAAGTACCAGGAATACTGCCACGACATCCTGACCAGCGGCCATTATCTGCTCGAGGTCATCAACGACATTCTCGACATGTCCAAGATCGAGGCCGGCCGAATGAAGCTCGACATGGAAGAGCTCGACCTCGGACAGACGCTCGCGGAGTCCCTGCGCGTCGTCTCCGGCCGGGCCCAGGACAAGCACCTGACGCTCGATGCCGAGATCGAGAAATCGATCTCCGTCGTCGCCGACCGCCGCGCCACCAAGCAGATCATTGTCAACCTGCTGTCCAACGCCGTGAAGTTCACGCCCGACGGCGGACGCATCGTGGTGCGCAGCCGGCAGCTCGACGACAGGATCGTGCTGATGATCGCCGACACCGGCATCGGCATCGCGCCGCACTCGCTGGCGCGGCTCGGACGCCCGTTCGAGCAGGTCGAGAGCCAGCTCACCAAGACCTATCACGGCTCCGGCCTCGGGCTTGCGATCGCGCGCTCGCTGGCGCAGCTCCACGGCGGCTCGATGCGGCTGCGCTCCAGGCTCGAAGTCGGCACCGTCGTCCGCGTGACGCTGCCGCGCGACGCCATCAAGGCGGCGGCCGGGACGCGGCCTAACGCTTATGATTGCAGGCTCGGCGCCACTTCGCGCGCGACATTGACCAGCGCCGCGATCAGCGGCGTCATCGGATCACGCTGCGGGATCACCAGACCGATGCTGTAATTGACTTCGGGGTCGGTGATCGGGATCGAGCGAACCTTGTCGGAGAGGCCGAGCGTCTCGGCGAGCTTGGCCGGCATCACGCTCGCCCACCGCCCCGTCTTCACATGCGTGTACAGCACCAGCAGCGAGTTTGAGGTCAGTGTCGGCGTCGCCTCCGCGCCGACCGAGCGCAGCGCGCGGTCGATGATGCGGCGGTTCTGCATGTCGGGTGTCAGCAGGCACAGCGGCACCTGGCCGACTTCGGCCCAGGTCACGGCCTCCCGATCGCCGAACATCGCATCCGGCGCGGTCAGGAGGCGGTAGCTCTCGTTGAAGAGCGGAATGGTGCGCACCTTCCCGATCGGCTCGTTCTCGATATAGGTCAGCCCGGCATCCACCTCGAGATTTTCGAGCAACCCCAGCACCTCCGACGAGGTCGTGGACCGGATGCTGAAGCGGACCTCGGGATGCTTGGCGCGGAACGGCGTGGTCAATGAGGCCACCATGCCGAGCACGGTCGGGATTGCCGCAATACGAATCTCGCCGGAAAGCTTGTCCTTCAGCGAGTTGATCTCCTGGCGCATCGCGCGGGCATCGCCCACGATCCGCCGCGCCCAGTCCAGCGCTCGCTCGCCCTCGGGAGTAAATCCCTGAAACCGGGACCCGCGCTGGACCAGCATCACGCCAAGGATCTCCTCGAGCTGCTTCAGCCCGGTCGACATGGTCGGCTGGGTGACGCCGCAGGCCTCTGCCGCCCGTCCAAAATGCCGCTCCTTGGCCAGCGCCAGCAGCAGTTCAAGCTTGTCGATCAACCGTCCGTCCCCTGCGTGTCCGTCGTGGCATACAAGCTATCACGCCCGGCCTGCACCAACACGCAAAAACCGGCAACCGATACAAGTTTCATTACCATTTCGTATCGACCGATTGCGCATCCAAATCGATCTGAATCCGCAATCGCAGCATGAGACAGCTTTATTGATCTTCGAACGATTCCAAATAGTTTGCGCGGAAGGGACGCTCAATTTGAGAACGAAGAATGACAGCGGTTTACGAACCTTCTTACGAGCCTTCTTACCAGCCTTGGGACGAGACGCACGGCGCCGAGATCATCGCCGAACATGCCAAGCAGGAAGGCGCGACTCTCGTCATTCTGCACGCGCTCCAGGAGGCGTTCGGCTATGTGCCGGAGGCGGCGATCCCCATGGTGGCCCAGGCGCTGAATCTGTCGCGCGCCGAGGTCCATGGCGTCTTCACCTTCTACCATGATTTCCGTCACAAGCCGGCCGGCCGCCACGTGCTGAAGCTATGCCGCGCCGAGGCCTGCCAGGCCGCAGGCGGTGATGCACTGGCTGCGCGCGCTGAATCGAAGCTCGGCGTTTCGCTTGGAAATACCACTGCGGATGATCGCGTCACGCTGGAGCCGATCTACTGCCTCGGGCTGTGCTCGACCGCGCCGTCGGCGATGCTCGACGGCCGCCTCGTCGGCCGGCTCGACGAGAAGCGCCTCGATGCGCTGGTTGCGGAGGCGCAACGATGAAGCTGAAAATTTTTATCCCTCGCGATGCGACCGCTATCGCCGTCGGCGCCGATGAGGTTGTCGCAGCATTCGAGCAGATCACAGGGAAGCGCGGCCTGCCGATCGAGATCGTCAGGACCGGCTCGCGCGGATTGCATTGGCTGGAGCCGATGGTCGAGGTGGCGACCCCAAAGGGGCGCGTCGCTTACGGCCCGGTGAGCTCCGAAGATGTCGCCTCCGTGCTCGAGTCAATGGCGAGCAACGGACCGCACGCCCTGCGGCTCGGCGTCGCAGACGAGATCCCCTGGCTCAAGCGCCAGACCCGCCTCACCTTCGCCCGCTGCGGCGTGATCGATCCGCGCTCGCTCGAGGATTATCGCGCTCATGGCGGCTACAAGGGCCTGGAGCGCGCACTGTCGCTCGGCTCGGACGCGATCCTGGCCGAAGTCACCGCCTCCGGCCTGCGCGGCCGCGGCGGCGCCGGCTTCCCGACCGGCATCAAGTGGAAGACGGTCGCGCAAGCCAAGGCCGACCGCAAATTCATCGTCTGCAATGCCGACGAAGGCGACAGCGGCACCTTCGCCGACCGCATGATCATGGAAGGCGATCCCTTCCTGGTTATCGAGGGCATGACGACCGCCGGCATCACCGTCGGTGCGACCAAGGGCTATATCTACATCCGCAGTGAATATCCGCATGCGGTCGAGGCGATGAATGCCGCGATATCAGCCGCGCGGCGCGGCGGCTATCTCGGCGACAAGATCGGCGGCTCGACCACCAGCTTCGACATGGACGTGCGCGTCGGCGCCGGCGCTTACGTTTGCGGCGAGGAGACTTCGCTGCTCGAGAGCCTCGAAGGCCGCCGCGGCCTGGTGCGCGCAAAGCCGCCGCTGCCGGCCCATCACGGCCTGTTCGGCAAGCCGACCGTCATCAACAACGTGCTGTCGTTCGCGGCCATCCCCTTCATCCTCGCCGAAGGCGCCAAGGCCTATGCCGATTTCGGCATGGGGCGCTCGCGCGGCACCATGCCGATCCAGCTCGCCGGCAACATCCGCCAGGGCGGCTTGTTCGAAACGGCGTTCGGCGTCACGCTCGGCGAGCTCGTCGACGACATCGGCGGCGGCACGTTCACCGGCCGTCCGGTGCGCGCCGTGCAGGTCGGCGGTCCACTCGGGGCCTATTTCCCGCGCGCCCTGTTCGACACGCCGTTCGATTACGAAGCCTTTGCCGCGCGCGACGGCCTGATCGGCCATGGCGGCATCGTCGTGTTCGACGACAGCGTCGACATGCGCAAGCAGGCGCGTTTCGCCATGGAGTTCTGCGCCGTCGAATCCTGCGGCAAGTGCACGCCCTGCCGCATCGGCTCGACCCGCGGCGTCGAGACCATCGAGAAAATCATCCGCGGCGAGCGGGTAGCCGAGAACCTCGCGCTCGTCGAAGACCTCTGCAACACCATGAAATTCGGCTCGCTCTGCGCACTCGGCGGCTTCACGCCCTACCCCGTGCTCAGCGCATTGAAGCATTTCCGGGAGGATTTCGTCCCGGCCCCGACCACGCTTCAGGCCGCGGAATAGGAGAACAACGATGTCTCTGATCGAAGAAATCGACTACGGCACGCCGCGCTCCAAATCGGAAACGATGGTGACGCTCACCATCGACGGCAATGAGGTCACGGTGCCCGAGGGCACCTCGATCATGCGCGCCGCGATGGACGCCGGCCACCAGATCCCAAAGCTCTGCGCGACAGACATGGTCGATGCATTCGGTTCCTGCCGTCTCTGCGTCGTCGAGATCGAGGGCCGCGCCGGAACGCCGGCCTCCTGCACCACGCCCGTCATGAACGGCCTTGTTGTCCACACCCAGAGCGAGCGGCTGAAGAAGCTGCGCAAGGGCGTGATGGAGCTCTACATCTCCGACCATCCGCTCGACTGCCTCACCTGCGGTGCCAATGGCGATTGCGAATTGCAGGATATGGCCGGTGCGGTGGGCCTTCGTGACGTGCGCTACGGTTATGAAGGCGAGAACCACGTCTTCGCCAAGACACCTGGCAAGTCCAACGGCGAGATCAACGCCGCCTGGATGCCGAAAGACGAGTCCAACCCCTACTTCACCTACGATCCCTCCAAGTGCATCGTCTGCTCGCGCTGCGTCCGCGCCTGCGAGGAGGTGCAAGGCACCTTCGCGCTGACCATCTCCGGCCGTGGCTTCGACAGCCGCGTCTCGCCCGGCATGAGCGAGAGTTTTCTCGGCTCCGAATGCGTCTCCTGCGGCGCCTGCGTGCAGGCCTGCCCGACCGCGACGCTCACGGAAAAGTCCGTGACCGAGATCGGCCAGCCCGAGCACTCCGTCGTCACCACCTGCGCCTATTGCGGCGTCGGCTGCACCTTCAAGGCCGAGATGCGCGGCGAGGAAGTCGTCCGCATGGTGCCGTACAAGGACGGCAAGGCCAATCGCGGCCATTCCTGCGTCAAGGGCCGCTTCGCCTGGGGCTATACCAATCACAAGGAACGTATCCTCAATCCGATGATCCGCGAGCGGATCGAGGATCCCTGGCGCGAAGTCTCCTGGGATGAAGCGTTCTCGTTTGCCGCGGCCAGGATGCGCGGCATCCAGAAGAAATACGGCCGTGACGCCATCGGCGGCATCACCTCGTCCCGCTGCACCAACGAAGAGACCTATCTGGTGCAGAAGCTGATCCGCGCCGGCTTCGGCAACAACAATGTCGACACCTGCGCGCGCGTCTGCCACTCCCCGACGGGCTATGGCCTTTCGGTCACCTTCGGCACCTCCGCCGGCACGCAGGATTTCGACTCGGTCGAGAATACCGACGTCGCCATGATCATCGGCGCCAACCCGGCCTCGGCTCACCCCGTCTTCGCCTCCCGCCTGAAGAAGCGGCTGCGCCAGGGCGCCAAGCTGATCGTGATCGATCCGCGCCGCACCGAGATGGTGGAATCGCCGCATGTGAAGGCGCTGCATCTGCCGCTGATGCCCGGCACCAACGTCGCTGTCGTGACGGCGCTGGCGCATGTCATCGTCACCGAAGGTCTCGTCAACGAAGCCTTCGTGCGCGAGCGCTGCGACTGGACCGAGTTCGAGGAATGGGCCGCCTTCGTCGCCCAGCCCAAGCACAGCCCGGAAGCGACCGCCATCCTCACCGGCGTCGATCCGCAGACGTTGCGTGAAGCGGCCCGCATTTACGCCACCGGCGGCAATGGCGCGATCTATTACGGCCTCGGCGTCACCGAGCACAGCCAGGGTTCGACCACGGTGATCGCGATCGCCAATTTGGCGATGGCGACCGGCAATATCGGCCGTCCCGGCGTCGGCGTGAACCCGCTGCGCGGCCAGAACAACGTGCAGGGCTCCTGCGACATGGGCTCCTTCCCGCACGAGCTTCCCGGCTACCGCCACATCGCGGGCGATGCCGTGCGCGAGCAGTTCGAGGCGATGTGGGACGTCAAGCTCAACCCGGAGCCGGGTCTGCGCATTCCCAACATGTTCGATGCCGCCATCGAAGGCACGTTCATGGGGCTCTATGTGCAGGGCGAAGACATCCTGCAATCCGATCCCAACACCAAGCATGTGGTGGCGGCGCTGTCGGCGATGGAATGCGTCATCGTCCACGACCTCTTCCTCAACGAGACCGCGAACTACGCCCACGTTTTCCTCCCCGGCTCGAGCTTCCTCGAGAAGGACGGCACTTTCACCAATGCCGAACGCCGCATCCAGCGCGTTCGCAAGGTGATGTCGCCAAAGAACGGCATGGCCGACTGGGAAGTCACCATCGCGCTCGCCAAGGCGATGGGATTCGAGATGAACTACAGCCATCCCTCGGAGATCATGGACGAGATCGCCGCGCTGACACCGACCTTTGCCGGCGTCTCGTACGCCAAGCTGGAAGAGCTCGGCTCGGTGCAGTGGCCCTGCAACGAGAAGGCGCCAGAGGGCACGCCGGTGATGCATATCGGCGGCTTCGTCCGTGGCAAGGGCAAGTTCGTCGTCACCGAGTATGTCGCGACCGACGAGCGCACCGGTCCCCGCTTCCCGCTGCTGCTCACGACGGGCCGCATCCTGAGCCAGTACAATGTCGGCGCGCAGACAAGGCGCACCGAGAACGTGGTCTGGCACGCCGAAGACCGGCTGGAGATCCATCCGCACGACGCCGAGCAGCGCGGCGTGCGCGACGGCGACTGGGTGCGGCTGCAGAGCCGCGCCGGCGAGACTACGCTGCGCGCGGAGCTCACCGACCGTGTCGCGCCCGGCGTCGTCTATACCACGTTCCACCACCCGGACACGCAGGCCAACGTCATCACGACCGACTATTCGGACTGGGCGACCAACTGCCCCGAATACAAGGTCACGGCGGTGCAGATCTCGCCGTCGAACGGCCCGTCCGACTGGCAGAAGAGCTACGACGAGCAGGCGCGACACTCCCGCCGCATCGCGCCGGCCGAGGCTGCGGAGTAGCCGCATGCACGTGCCAGTCCAGGCCATCGACCGCGAAATCTGGCGCGATGGCATCGCGTCCGAAGGCACCCGGCTGATCCCCGAGGAGACGCCGCTGGCGCTGACCTACAATGGCGGCACCTATGCCGTCATGATGGGGACGCCGCAGAACCTCGAGGATTTTGCCGTCGGCTTCAGCCTGGACGAAGGCATCATCAAATCGGTCGACGACATCAAGTCGCTCGAGGTGGTCCGCCTCGACGACGGCATCGAGCTGCGGATGTGGCTGGAGTCGGAAGACGCCGCACGCATCAGCGAGCGCCGCCGCCACATCGCGGGTCCCACTGGCTGCGGCATCTGCGGCATCGATTCAATCGCCGAAGCCGTGCGGCCCGCGGCTGTGGTGCCGCAAGGGCAGACCTTCACGCCGCAGCAGATCATGACGGCGATGCAGGCGATCGCCCCCCTGCAATCGATCAACATGCAGACCCGCGCGGTGCATGCCGCGGCCTTCTGGTCGCGATCGAATGGCATCGTGGCCCTGCGCGAGGACGTGGGCCGGCACAACGCGCTCGACAAGCTCGCCGGTTCGTTGGCGCGCAGCCGCACGGACGCAAGCGCCGGCATGGTGCTGCTGACAAGCCGGGTCTCGGTCGAGATGGTGCAGAAGACCGCCGCAATCGGCGTGCCTGTGCTGGTTGCGGTCTCCGCGCCCACCGCGCTCGCGGTGCGTACAGCGGAGGCCGCTGGCATCACGCTGATTGCAATTGCCCGCAGCGACGGGTTTGAAACGTTCACGCACCATGGCCGCGTCACGGCCCATCGTGCTTCGGAGATTGTCAATGTCGTCGCCTGATCGCCTCGTTTACATGGCCAACCAGATCGGCAAGTTTTTCGAGAGCCAGGGCCACGAAAAGGCCGTGCCGGGAATTGCCGACCACATCAAGAAGTTCTGGGACCCGCGCATGAAGCGCGCGATCTTCGCCCATCTCGATGCCGGCGGCGCCGGCCTTGCGCCGAACGTTCA
This portion of the Bradyrhizobium diazoefficiens genome encodes:
- the fdhF gene encoding formate dehydrogenase subunit alpha, which codes for MSLIEEIDYGTPRSKSETMVTLTIDGNEVTVPEGTSIMRAAMDAGHQIPKLCATDMVDAFGSCRLCVVEIEGRAGTPASCTTPVMNGLVVHTQSERLKKLRKGVMELYISDHPLDCLTCGANGDCELQDMAGAVGLRDVRYGYEGENHVFAKTPGKSNGEINAAWMPKDESNPYFTYDPSKCIVCSRCVRACEEVQGTFALTISGRGFDSRVSPGMSESFLGSECVSCGACVQACPTATLTEKSVTEIGQPEHSVVTTCAYCGVGCTFKAEMRGEEVVRMVPYKDGKANRGHSCVKGRFAWGYTNHKERILNPMIRERIEDPWREVSWDEAFSFAAARMRGIQKKYGRDAIGGITSSRCTNEETYLVQKLIRAGFGNNNVDTCARVCHSPTGYGLSVTFGTSAGTQDFDSVENTDVAMIIGANPASAHPVFASRLKKRLRQGAKLIVIDPRRTEMVESPHVKALHLPLMPGTNVAVVTALAHVIVTEGLVNEAFVRERCDWTEFEEWAAFVAQPKHSPEATAILTGVDPQTLREAARIYATGGNGAIYYGLGVTEHSQGSTTVIAIANLAMATGNIGRPGVGVNPLRGQNNVQGSCDMGSFPHELPGYRHIAGDAVREQFEAMWDVKLNPEPGLRIPNMFDAAIEGTFMGLYVQGEDILQSDPNTKHVVAALSAMECVIVHDLFLNETANYAHVFLPGSSFLEKDGTFTNAERRIQRVRKVMSPKNGMADWEVTIALAKAMGFEMNYSHPSEIMDEIAALTPTFAGVSYAKLEELGSVQWPCNEKAPEGTPVMHIGGFVRGKGKFVVTEYVATDERTGPRFPLLLTTGRILSQYNVGAQTRRTENVVWHAEDRLEIHPHDAEQRGVRDGDWVRLQSRAGETTLRAELTDRVAPGVVYTTFHHPDTQANVITTDYSDWATNCPEYKVTAVQISPSNGPSDWQKSYDEQARHSRRIAPAEAAE
- the fdhD gene encoding formate dehydrogenase accessory sulfurtransferase FdhD → MHVPVQAIDREIWRDGIASEGTRLIPEETPLALTYNGGTYAVMMGTPQNLEDFAVGFSLDEGIIKSVDDIKSLEVVRLDDGIELRMWLESEDAARISERRRHIAGPTGCGICGIDSIAEAVRPAAVVPQGQTFTPQQIMTAMQAIAPLQSINMQTRAVHAAAFWSRSNGIVALREDVGRHNALDKLAGSLARSRTDASAGMVLLTSRVSVEMVQKTAAIGVPVLVAVSAPTALAVRTAEAAGITLIAIARSDGFETFTHHGRVTAHRASEIVNVVA
- a CDS encoding formate dehydrogenase subunit delta — encoded protein: MSSPDRLVYMANQIGKFFESQGHEKAVPGIADHIKKFWDPRMKRAIFAHLDAGGAGLAPNVHEALASLKQTTSLPEAH